The DNA segment CTGTTCCTATGGATCATGATGGACACATCCTTAATTTGGCAGTTTACAGAACTAATGCTATTATTCTGACCAGATGGATGGATTAACTGCCTGGCTTGCCTAGTAaacctttcaaaatatttcttttgaaaaagaaacagagcagcTCACTTAGCAGTggaaattcaaagcaaaaaaccctcaaggaaaaaagcaacaggtTTCCCTAGGTTCGGGGCAGTATTATTTTCAGACTCCAGCCTTGTCTCAGCTTTTGGCAGCAGTCTGGAAGGCTGTGATAGTCCATGACTAAAGGAGATTTTACCCTCGTGGACCAATGCATTAGTGCCACTCTTCCAAAAGGTACAAAGATCAAAATCTTCTTTAAAGAGTTCCTGGGAACAACCACGTTGTTCTGTACACACCTGCTAGAAGAAAAATCCCACCAACCTGAACAGCTCAATGATactccagaaataaaatatgaagaacaCCACAGgtttgctttgcatttcctCTAAGCTTCCAAGgacaacaaacaaaagaaagtttCTTCCAAATAcctgtttaagaaaaacaaattaaggaACAGTCACACTcttcaccaaaagaaaaaacaagctttTGCTGTCAAAACCACACAGGAAATCTATTCACCCCTGAAACATATGCTGAGCACATCACTaactctgcagctgagctgtgacCTGCTTCTTAGGAGTATGCATTTTGCTCTGTATTTAGATGCAATCCAAGGGACCTAGTCTTAAATCATCTATCCTCATTTTCGTGCACAACAACCACAACCAGAATAAAAAGGGAACTGGTACCAAATCAAAATCATGTACATTTTGTCAGCCACGTCTTGCTTTTGCTGCCCTGTTGTTCCTGTTTTACCTAGGTGATGGAAGAAgacagcctgccacagctaaGGCTGGGAAACATGGATTCCAGCCTCCTGAATAATATATTCTCTAGTCCAGTGTCAGTGAGGTTCTACCACTTATTTTAGGAGAGTCTCAacatttgtgtaaaaaaaaataaaaaaaaaatttaaacatggAAAGAGCAAGAAGAAGAATCTTACTAAAATATTACCTGCACTACAGCAGGTATCAGCGGTGATCTCACTAGTCCTATTAGTGAATTCATGATCTCCATGAATGCCAGGGTCTGACAGAAATACATCATGTCAGCAATAGTGTGAAATGTATCATAGAAGGAATCTGTAAGACACAGAAAACCATTTTAGAGAAGAAATTCATTTCCATGTTCAGGtagctggcacagcagcatATCTTTTGATAACAGGATTCTagttgtatttgaaaaaaaaccattatGCATAATTATGTAACTTCTTTATAGGTCTTACCTTAAAAGTCATAGCAGTTAGGCCAAAAAGACTGCTCAAGAACTCTGTTTCACACAGAAAGATCAAGAGCTACTTCAGTAATTACTTTATAGAAAAAGCAACAGCGCTGTACCTCAATAGAATGGGTCGTTCCTGCTTCAAAACTGAAGTATTCTGGCCAgctcattttcaaaaatactaacATTGCAGTGAGAGACACATTGTGCTGCAGCTGATTCCTTTAAAAGTAATCTTGGCAGAGCACAAGTATCATTCATCAGAATATGCAGTTGTAATTTACCAGAGGACAGTATTTTGCTATCCTTGACACCGTGATAGCTTTTGAGAGGATTCTGTCATGCATTCACGGTTTTGTTTCCTAAATATGTCTTGCTTTAGCATTCATAGTTCAGAAAGCATTAACACCACCActaaaaaactgaaacaaagccCCCAGCGTAAATAAAATAGCTCATATTACTTGCCTTTCCCCAAGATGAACAGTCGTACTGTCATGTTCACAAAAATCCAAGAGAATCCCAAAAACTGTACAAGATTATACATGATTAAGTATCCCTTCTTCAGGTGTTTGAAAGCTAAAATCAATAATAAGCACATCAGGTGAGCAGAGTACAATGGTAACACTTACGCAAAGAGTACAGCTGCAAACCAGGCTTCCTATGAGAATAAAgcttacaagaaaaaaggaagctatTGATTGTGATAAAAGGGTTGCTGTGTGCACCGTGGGTTCTGCCCGCTTTTACCGTCATCTGCTGAGACTCAGTTCTTGCTAGTCAGACTTTTTAAATTCCTTGGAAACTGcagtacatttttattaaatttctaAATAGCTCACAGTACAAAGAACCCCCTCCAAGATGCACAAAGCCAGTCAAAATTTCTCTGTAAGATTTGGGGTTTGTGCATAGGAGCAACACAGCTTTCTACACCCCACCTTACACACTAAAAAGGTAGAGTTACTTACGGTCTTTTGGGACTCTTGattctattttcattttgttaatcttttcttcttccttaagATGAAGGATAAGGTTTTAAAGACTGTTACTGTAATTAGCAAGTGATTTGTTAACTATACTACCGCAAAGCTAGTGGGTTTAAAACTCCGCTAAGCAGCCAGTTGCTAGAAGGTTTGAATTTTCCCCTGCATAAAACAGCACATTCATCATCCAGAAATTATGGTACAGTAAAAGCTAGAGAGTGTTAACTAGGTATCCCGCCTTTGCTATGTATTTTATTCTAGTAATTAGATGCTTTTGCTGAGAAAGCCTGCTGGTTTCTGTGTTAATTCTCAGTTATTACCGTTTCTTAGAGCTGTTCCTTAAAACATTTCATGACCCACCAGTGACCTGAAGGGAACTGAGAACATCCAGCCCAGGCTCTCTGCCTGCCCTTCAGCACTGCCTTCTGGCTCCTGGCATTGCAGCGGCCCTTTCCGCTCCGCGCTAAGCTCAGTGGCTGTGGAGGGGAACAGGGCAGCATTCGTTGTAAAACTGATTTACAGAAATGTGGTCTGTTCAAGTCTTTTCCAAGACAGTCTTgcacctccctgctgcagtAAGCTGCTTGAGCTTACCAGGATGCTGGGAATGCACCGTCGGGGCCGGCCCAGTGGCTCAGGAAAGCCTTAGAAATCCCCGCTTTCCAGACAAGCAACGTCTGGGACCAGCAACTCTGGGCTCCACATGGCACATCGATCCTCGTATAGACTGGGACCCAGGGCTGCTaaggcacagggcagggcagcagacCCTGGCCAGCACTGCGCTGGCGCACAGCCACCCGTTCAGATCCACGCTGCTGCTCTTTCTAGCCAGAAGCATGCCTGTTCCTGAATTCCTGCTTACAATGTGAACTGTTTAACCGATTCAGCGTGGGATCTGTATGAAACAGCAGTAACAATCAGCATGCCAGACAACTTCAGGTAAATAAAGAACACAAGTTCAAACGCAGGAGAAGAGCTATCCTTGcttgcagctggcagcacaagCCACACGTGCCCACAGGACTGACCTTCTCCCTCAGTTCCATTTCAGCATCCGATTCGTCTAACCAGCGGTCGAAGTCAGGAGCTAGGAAGAGCGGGCGCTTCTCTTGCTTGGTGAGTCTCTCCCACCAGTTACTCTCCTTTTTCTGCACAGTGATGTTCAGTTGCCTTTGAGTCACCCTGCATACAGGCTGAGGGCAGACACGGGAGCACACATCAGCAGAAGTCCTAAGAAACGGCCTCTGAGGCTGAGTTGATACCCCAGCTCCCCTGGTCAAGGAGGCAGGGATGACACGGACTGCTGCAGCACACTAAGTGTGCCTCTGCCACCCACGGCATGGAAGCAAAGGGCAGCCCAGTTGAAGACAGCAACTGCAGGACTTGATAAGCAGCTTGAAAGCCTGCTCGTAATGCACAGCACCCCTGAATCCCACCACAAAGAGCTAGCACAGACCCTAGCGCTAGCCTTCCTAGGCAGAACCCACGAACTTGGCTTTAGACCTTGCATTTAGCACTGTGAGCCACCCACCTCCTCTAGCCAGTGTCAAGAACAGCACTACCATCAACCACAGGTGTCCAAAACAGGGGACCCCATGTGACATCTGCTGCAGCAAGAGGCAGAATTATCAGCCTTGGCAGTGTGGTCATTGCTACCGCACAAGGCCTCTCCACCATGGCCACACTTTGCATAATGGCAAACCTCTCCAGCCTTACAGCCCACAGCGTTGTCACCTTGGGTGCCCACCCTCACTGCCACCATTGCATCCCTCCACACCTCAAGCCTTCGCCAGGGTGCTCCACGTGGGACTGCCTCTCACACCAGCTGAAAATGATGCAGAAGAGGCATGAGCTGCATTCTTAACTGAGCATGTTACACCAGCACTGCTCTGTCAAGGCCATCTGGATGCTCCTAGGACATCTGAAGGCTGTAGCCGTAATTTACAGCTACTAACGCCTGGTCCTTGTCTGTCAGAGGCTCCATCTCTCACTGGTAGCGTGACACTAGCAAGAGGCACTCATGGTGCACAAcaaagctgaaggagaaaacCCTGGGCTGCAATACCTCCTGGTCTCAACCATCTCCACAGGTTTCAGAGTCCGTtgccctccagcccctccacagTGACTCAGAGTGACTGGACTTTTGGAAGGAGGCTGCTCGGCAGAGGCAAGGGCTTGCCTTCCaggcctggctgccagcacagcccaagCCTGCCAGCACAGAGGACAGCCACGGGCAGTGCTGGGCACCTCTCCCCACACCGTGGActaggcagctgctgctttacaaACTGGTGCCCAGATCCTGGAACCAAGAGATGTTCACTGTCTGCCATTCCATACCTGGCAGGAGCCACACAAGACACTTGCCTGCTGACAGACCCCAGAAATCCCCCCTCCGGCGGTCTCCTCCCTTGCCGAAGCACCAGAGGTGAACGGCGGCTCCCGGGCTGACTGCAGCTAACCGCAGCAGTCAGCCAGGAATCAGCAGCACAAATcctgcagtgggagcagagcctggagctTTGCCCCTAACACCTTTGAGAGGCAAAGACAAGACTTTACAGCCACCAGCAAGTAACGTGTAGGGGCTGGTCTCCCAGGAAAGCTCTCTCCTATCAGACTACAACaggaattaagaaaatatttttgcaacaGGAGCTACAGCGTATCTGTACTGGCAACCTAAGAAATCTGCACAAGCCAGAAGCACGAATTCTCATGGTTTCCTTTTGTCAGGCTGCAAAAGCCACAAACCATGACACCGACACTCTGCAGTACAGCGTTCCCCTGCTTTTCAGTCATGGCTGCATAAGAAAACCCATTGCCAGATTCTCCCGTTAGTTTGCTActttttaaatcctttaaaagATTTACAACTACCGTTTACCAGCCGATACATGTAAGGCCCTGTTTCTGTTAAAGCCGCCCCATGCAAGCGCTAGCTCCGGCGAAGTGATGTGCATTGAGGCTGAGCACCAGGACGTGGGACTGCCACAGGCAGCTTTTAGCCTGCAGCGGTTACAGACTCACCAAGAAAATCCAAACAGCGTATCACGAACTTTATTCGCAGccattttcaagtttttcagaaattactttttctttgcaaaagttagaaaaagtaaaagtacCTACTTTAGGCTCAACCGGTTCTAGGAACTCGATCTGAAATTCGTAGATGTTGTCCCCTTTGGCACCATGACCCTGAgctaaaagacaaaattaacaGTCAGTGTGAGGACCCCCGCCAGCTCCACATGCCCCACCTGCAAAGGACGCTTCACCCACAGCAATACTGGGTGGTTATTTGCAGTGTTgtttccccctgccctgccgggaGGCGAGGGGGAACCACACGGTAACGGGGAAGACACAACCCAAAGCGTGGCTTGGAGCT comes from the Falco cherrug isolate bFalChe1 chromosome 7, bFalChe1.pri, whole genome shotgun sequence genome and includes:
- the HACD3 gene encoding very-long-chain (3R)-3-hydroxyacyl-CoA dehydratase 3 isoform X2; the encoded protein is MAGPSLRPHVHWAQRHRELYLRVELSDVQNPDIAITDNVLHFKAQGHGAKGDNIYEFQIEFLEPVEPKPVCRVTQRQLNITVQKKESNWWERLTKQEKRPLFLAPDFDRWLDESDAEMELREKEEEKINKMKIESRVPKDPFKHLKKGYLIMYNLVQFLGFSWIFVNMTVRLFILGKDSFYDTFHTIADMMYFCQTLAFMEIMNSLIGLVRSPLIPAVVQVFGRNFLLFVVLGSLEEMQSKPVVFFIFYFWSIIELFRYPYYMLSCISIEWKPLTWLRYTAWIPLYPLGALAEGLFVNFRHLYKQRKHHLGPKKRKMK
- the HACD3 gene encoding very-long-chain (3R)-3-hydroxyacyl-CoA dehydratase 3 isoform X1 — its product is MAGPSLRPHVHWAQRHRELYLRVELSDVQNPDIAITDNVLHFKAQGHGAKGDNIYEFQIEFLEPVEPKPVCRVTQRQLNITVQKKESNWWERLTKQEKRPLFLAPDFDRWLDESDAEMELREKEEEKINKMKIESRVPKDPFKHLKKGYLIMYNLVQFLGFSWIFVNMTVRLFILGKDSFYDTFHTIADMMYFCQTLAFMEIMNSLIGLVRSPLIPAVVQVFGRNFLLFVVLGSLEEMQSKPVVFFIFYFWSIIELFRYPYYMLSCISIEWKPLTWLRYTAWIPLYPLGALAEAVCIVQSIPIFSETGKFSVGLPNPLNVTIQFSVFLQIYLIALFLGLFVNFRHLYKQRKHHLGPKKRKMK